The following are from one region of the Mus caroli chromosome 13, CAROLI_EIJ_v1.1, whole genome shotgun sequence genome:
- the Neurog1 gene encoding neurogenin-1 gives MPAPLETCISDLDCSSSNSSSDLSSFLTDEEDCARLQPLASTSGLSMPARRSAPALSGASNVPGAQDEEQERRRRRGRARVRSEALLHSLRRSRRVKANDRERNRMHNLNAALDALRSVLPSFPDDTKLTKIETLRFAYNYIWALAETLRLADQGLPGSSARERLLPPQCVPCLPGPPSPASDTESWGSGAAASPCATVASPLSNPSSPSASEDFTYGPGDPLFSFPGLPKDLLHTTPCFIPYH, from the coding sequence ATGCCTGCCCCTTTGGAGACCTGCATCTCTGATCTCGACTGctccagcagcaacagcagcagcgaCCTGTCCAGCTTCCTCACCGACGAGGAGGACTGTGCCAGGCTCCAGCCCCTAGCCTCCACCTCGGGGCTGTCCATGCCAGCCCGGAGGAGCGCGCCCGCCCTCTCCGGGGCATCGAATGTTCCCGGTGCCCAGGACGAAGAGCAGGAGCGGCGAAGGCGGCGAGGTCGCGCTCGGGTGCGGTCCGAGGCTCTGCTGCACTCCCTGCGGAGGAGTCGTCGAGTCAAAGCCAACGATCGCGAGCGCAACCGCATGCACAACCTCAACGCTGCGCTGGACGCTCTGCGCAGCGTGCTGCCCTCGTTCCCGGACGACACCAAGCTCACCAAGATTGAGACGCTGCGCTTCGCCTACAACTACATCTGGGCCCTGGCTGAGACACTGCGCCTGGCAGATCAAGGGCTCCCCGGGAGCAGTGCCCGGGAGCGCCTCCTGCCTCCGCAGTGTGTCCCCTGTCTGCCCGGGCCCCCGAGCCCGGCCAGCGACACTGAGTCCTGGGGCTCCGGGGCCGCTGCCTCCCCCTGCGCCACCGTGGCATCACCACTCTCTAACCCCAGTAGTCCCTCAGCTTCAGAAGACTTCACCTATGGCCCGGGTgatccccttttctcctttcctggccTGCCCAAAGACCTGCTCCACACGACGCCCTGTTTCATCCCGTACCACTAG